The genomic DNA TCTCATAGGATTCCATCTTCTTGATATCGATCAGGACATCAATTTCTCTTTCAAATCCACCCACGAGAGTAACGGAGCCGACCCCGGGAATCGATTCAAGTCTTTTCTGAATTTCGTCTTTTGTGATTGTCGTGATTTCGCGGGGGGGGAGTGTTCCCGCCACGGACAGAGACATGATCGGCTGACTTTCGGGATCATAGCGGGCGATGACTGGCGCCTCAATTTCCTTGGGGAGATCGCCCCGTATGGCCGAAACCTTTTCTCTCACTTCCTGCGCCGCCACCTGCGGGTCCTTTTCAAGAACAAACTCGGCGAAAACAAAGGAATAACTCTCCTGCGAGTAGGAAGTGATATGCTTGACACCGGAGATGGGATTAATGGCGTCTTCGATCTTCTTGGTAAGCTCGGTCTCGACAGCCTCGGCTCCCGCGCCGGGATATACCGTGGAGACAATTACAAACGGAAAACTGATATTCGGCATCAGGTCAACACTCATCAAATTGAATGAAGCGTATCCCAGGACAACCAGGGCGACGATCATCATGACGGTGAAGACCGGTCGTCGTATGGCAACTTCGGCTAATTTCAAAGCTCGACCTCCTTCCCGTCAGCCCCGACAAACCGGGCCAGCTTCACTTTGTCGCCGTCACGGACATAGTTCTGCCCGATAGTAATGAGGGTATCGCCGACATTGAGGCCCGATTTTATCTCGGTATAACCATCAAATTCTACCCCCATCAATATTTCACGATAAACAGCTTTGCCATTACTGTAGACAAAGACGAAGTTCTTGCCTTCGAGGCCCAGAATGGCCGGGCCAGGTGCGGCCACAATATTATCATACTTTGCAGTCACAAGTTCGGCTTTGGCAAACATCCCCGGTTTAAAGAGGTGTCTTTCATTGGCAATTTCTATTTCCGCCTGGAAGGCGCGAGTGACCGGGTCGGCCGAACGGGCAACATTGACAACCTTGCCCTCGCCAACGAGCGTGGAATCCCCTTCCACCGTTACTTTCACATCCTGACCTTCACGAAAGAATCCGATATCGGCGTTGCTAATGCCCAACTTCATCCGCATCCGTTCGATGCTGGCCACCGTGGCCACCTGCATACCAGGAGAGACATATTCCCCAACCGAGACATCCACCGAGGTCACCGTTCCGGAGATGGGAGATTTGAGGTCCACCATCTGCAGCGCAGCTTCATAGTTAGCCCTGGACACTTCATATTCGGTACGGGCGCCGTCAAACTGACTCTCCGACACCGCACCTTGATCATACAAGTATTTCATCTTGTTGAAATTTTTCTCGGCATTCTGATAAACCGAGTAGGCCTGCATATAGCTCGAGGTTGGGCCGGAGCGATCCAGACTGACAACCGGATCATTCGTTCTCACATATTCTCCCTCGCGGGCATGTATCTTCTCGACCGCCTCTGCGATCTTGGCACGGATGACGGCCTGCTTTACACCTTCAAGACTGCCGGTGAAAGTTTTGGTGAGTTGCCGGGAAACCGCCGTCACCAGCTCGCCCTTGACTGAGATGATCTGCTCTGTTGAAGCCGAATCGCTTTTCTGATTGCCCGAACAAGCGGCCAGCACGAGTGACAGCGCCAGCCCGGTCAAGATTGTCATATTTTTCATGGTATTGAAGTTCATGGGATTCCTCTCTAATTTATCTCATAGCTGACAGCTTTTTTCAGTGCCGATTTTGCCAGACGGAAATTATAAGTGGCTCCGGCCAGGTTGGTGCGGGCATTGGTAAGAGCGGTTTGCGCGGATAAGACCTCCAGTTGTGTTCCAATACCTGACTGGTAGCGCAGATTGGAAATTCGCATCCCCTCCTCCGCCTGAGCGATAGTCTCTTTTTGCATCTCCAATGCTTTCTTGGCCGTCATCAGGTTATCATAAGCCTGCTCCACCTCAAGCCGGACATCATCAAAGGTCTGCTGTTCGGTCAGCATCGCCTGATAGTAGTCTACCCTGGCCTTGCGCACCTCACCGATGGTACGGCCGCCGTCGAAGAGCGGGATACTGAACATCAATGAAGCGCTCCAACTTTGTGAGGTATTCCGCCGACTAAGACGAAAATCATCAGACGAAGCGGAAAGGTCGTAATTGACACCGACACCTATGGTCGGATATAACCAGTTTCCTTTGGCGATTCTGACCGCTTTGTCGTATGCCCGCTTCTGATAATCAGCCTGTTTGACCTCGGGGCGGTTGTGAAGCGCCTGTGTCAGCAGACTGTCCAGCGACGGCAGGCTGGTGAGGGAAGTATCCCCCATGTCGGCAGTCAAACGGATTTCCTCTTCCAGCGGCAGACCGAGGAACGATTTAAGCCGTTTCTGCGACAGGTTCACCTCGGATTGGGAAGCAATCAACTGCGGCTCAAGATTTGATTTTTCCACCCGGGCGCGAAGCAACTCATATTCGGAGATCATTCCCTGTTTATAGTATTTCTCGACCACGTCCAAATTATAGCTGAGTTGCTCAAAGGCTTTCTGAAGGACGTCGCGGCTCGATTCGGCCAGAACGGCCGAATAGAACATCGATTCCGCCCCGAAAATAATGTTTGCTTTTACTTCCTCCAATTTTTCGGAAGTGTACCCTCTATAAAATTTGGCAATCTGAAGCGCCGCACCGACCTTTCCTCCCACATATAACGGTTGGGCCAGACTCAGCGAAAGACTGAAATCATTG from Candidatus Zixiibacteriota bacterium includes the following:
- a CDS encoding TolC family protein is translated as MTKKILTTISLFIVCFAISGAETVLTVDKVREMALESNRRYLSAKQEIDRSEGNYISARSGAMPEISLSGRYTRNLTTRDLFFAGEKIPISLNNDFSLSLSLAQPLYVGGKVGAALQIAKFYRGYTSEKLEEVKANIIFGAESMFYSAVLAESSRDVLQKAFEQLSYNLDVVEKYYKQGMISEYELLRARVEKSNLEPQLIASQSEVNLSQKRLKSFLGLPLEEEIRLTADMGDTSLTSLPSLDSLLTQALHNRPEVKQADYQKRAYDKAVRIAKGNWLYPTIGVGVNYDLSASSDDFRLSRRNTSQSWSASLMFSIPLFDGGRTIGEVRKARVDYYQAMLTEQQTFDDVRLEVEQAYDNLMTAKKALEMQKETIAQAEEGMRISNLRYQSGIGTQLEVLSAQTALTNARTNLAGATYNFRLAKSALKKAVSYEIN
- a CDS encoding efflux RND transporter periplasmic adaptor subunit, producing the protein MNFNTMKNMTILTGLALSLVLAACSGNQKSDSASTEQIISVKGELVTAVSRQLTKTFTGSLEGVKQAVIRAKIAEAVEKIHAREGEYVRTNDPVVSLDRSGPTSSYMQAYSVYQNAEKNFNKMKYLYDQGAVSESQFDGARTEYEVSRANYEAALQMVDLKSPISGTVTSVDVSVGEYVSPGMQVATVASIERMRMKLGISNADIGFFREGQDVKVTVEGDSTLVGEGKVVNVARSADPVTRAFQAEIEIANERHLFKPGMFAKAELVTAKYDNIVAAPGPAILGLEGKNFVFVYSNGKAVYREILMGVEFDGYTEIKSGLNVGDTLITIGQNYVRDGDKVKLARFVGADGKEVEL